Genomic DNA from Candidatus Babeliales bacterium:
AAGCAAATGCTTACGAATATCAAAGTTATGCTTCTCAACTTTTTCTTGCGCCTTTTCAATGCTGCGGGTCACCATGCGATGCTCAATGCTTTCGCCAGCCTTCATACCAATGCGCTCCATGTTGCGCTTCAGCTTGTCGCCCGCAAAAATTCTCATCAAATCATCGTCCAACGACAGGTAAAATTTAGAAGAACCTGGGTCACCTTGACGCCCTGCTCGACCTCGCAACTGATTGTCGATACGTCTGCTTTCATGACGCTCAGTACCAATAATGCGTAGTCCGCCAACTTCGCGCACCCCTTCACCAAGCTTAATGTCGGTACCGCGACCGGCCATGTTGGTTGCAATAGTTACGCGACCTTTTTCACCAGCTTCAGCAACAATTTCGGCTTCGCGCTCGTGCTGCTTTGCGTTCAAAACATTGTGCTTAATGCCAGCTCTGTTAAGCAAAGCACTTAAATATTCCGATGTTTCAATAGAAATGGTACCCACCAACGCAGGCTGCCCTTTTTTATTACATTCTTCAATATCTTTAATTACCGCATCAAACTTGTCTTTGGCATTCAAAAAGACGACGTCCATTTGGTCATTACGAACCATTGGCTTGTTGGTTGGAATAGCAACAACTGCCAGTTTATAAATCTTATGAAACTCTGCTGCTTCAGTTACCGCCGTACCAGTCATACCGGCAAGCTTTTTATACATTCTAAAATAGTTTTGCAGCGTGATAGAAGCCAACGTTTGGTTTTCACGCTCAATGCGCACACCCTCTTTTGCTTCCAAAGCTTGGTGCAAACCATCGCTATAACGACGACCCGGCAAAATACGGCCGGTAAATTCGTCTACAATAAGCACTTCGCCTTCACGCTCAACGTAATCAACGTCTTTTTTGAACAATGCATGCGCACGCAGCGCTTGAATCACATGATGCAAAATTAAAATGTTTTCAGGCGCATACAAGTTATTCACGGTCAAATAACGCTCAATATCGTCGGTCCCTGACTCAGTCAAATGTACCGTACGATCTTTTTCGTCAACTTCGTACTGATCTTTTTTAAGCTGCAAAACGGCACGGTTGGCAACTTCGTACAAGTTTGCACCCTTTTCGCCAGCGCCAGAAATAATCAGCGGCGTACGCGCCTCGTCGATCAAAATAGAGTCAACTTCGTCCACAATGGCAAAGTTAAGATCGCGCTGAACATAATCTTCCAGATCAAATTTCATGTTATCGCGCAAATAATCGAAACCGTATTCGTTGTTAGTTCCGTAGGTAATGTCGGCACCGTAAGCTTTTTTACGCGCTGCATCGTTCAGGTCATTTTGAATAATACCAACCTCAAAACCAAGCTTGTTGTACAACGGCATCATCCACGTAGCATCGCGTCGCACCAAGTAATCGTTTACCGTTACCAAGTGGGCACCCTTGCCCGAAAGACCGTTCAAATACAGCGGCAAGGTGGAAACCAAGGTTTTACCTTCACCGGTTTTCATTTCAGCAATCTTACCTTCGTGCAACACAATACCACCAACCATTTGTACGTCAAAGTGACGCATGTTCAGCGTACGCTTACCAACTTCACGCACCACGGCAAAAGCTTCAGGTAAAATTGAGTCCAGACTTGCTCCTTGAGCAATGCGTTCTCTAAATTCATTTGTTTTTGCCGTGAGCTGTTCGTCAGTTAATGGCGCTATTGATGCTTCTAGTTGGTTAATATGGCTGACTATTGGCGCAATGCGCTTAAGTTCGCGATCGTTTTTTGTTCCAAAAATTTTTGCAAGTATATGTGCAATCATAAGACTATTCCTAGATTTAAAATTCACCTGTTTGCTTGAACTATGTAACTCAAAAGTACTACTACAAACAAGCTCATTCTCTCAAGACAGCCCCATGCTGAGCACGAACTGCGGCAAAGTTTATAGCGCGCTGATAGCTTTGCAAAAACCAGAGCACCACAACAACACATGAACACACATAGCGAGAAAAAAACTGCGACACTTGATAGCGTGCAACATCTTGTAATCGCTTAACAAAGGTAAGCAATGATGTTTTGCCATCAACATGAACACGCGCAACGCCCCGAACCTGCTTGCTCATGCAAACAGCCACAGGCAGAGCTCCCGCAATCAATAACATGATGCAGGTTACGTTAAAGAGAATGAAATTTTGTCTTTTTATCATCACACTATGCCAAACTTTTATAAGCGTTTTTATCAATTCGCCAGGCCAGTATAGCAAATAACTGTCCGCGAGACAAAAGCTTAGAGGGCTTGCAGTTTTCTAGTAACTTATTGTATCAATATCTTTACAAACGCAACATATTGCAATAGCTTAAAATAAAATTATGAAAAAGGGCCTCGTTTACGTTGGGATCACATGGAAACCAATCACGTAGAAAATAAAAAAAACAAAAACATTCCAACAGACGCCGACAACAGCCTCAAAGTTGGGCGCGTTCTTAGAATTCGCGGCACTATTGTTGACGTTCAGTTTAACCAAAAGCACGTTCCCGATATTCTTAACAACCTTACCATCATGTTGGACGAAGATAGCAATATGTCTGACAATATGATTAATCTTGAGGTTGCACAACATTTGGGCGATGGTATTGTCCGCTGCATAGCACTAGAACCAATCGAGGGGATCACGCGAGGCTTACCTGTACTCAACACAGGCGGACCAATTATGGTGCCAGTTGGCAAAGGAGTATTGGGACGCATTTTTGACGTTATGGGCCGCCCAATTGACGGCATCACCGACCCCATCACTGCCGAAAAATGGCCAATCTACCGCAGCGCACCAAGCTTGATTGAACAAAAAACGTCGGTCGACATTCTTGAAACCGGCATCAAAGCAATTGATCTTTTATGTCCATACGTCAAAGGCTCAAAAATTGGCCTCTTTGGCGGCGCAGGCGTGGGTAAAACCATTATCGTGCAAGAACTGATTAGAAACGTTGCCATTGAACATGGCGGGTATTCAGTATTTGTAGGCATTGGCGAACGAACACGCGAAGGTAACGAACTCTGGCTCGAAATGAAATCTTCTGGCGTTATTAATAAAACAGCCCTGGTCTTTGGACAAATGGGAGAGATGCCGGGCGCGCGCTTGCGCGTTGGCCTGACCGGCTTAACCATGGCCGAATATTTCCGCGATGAAGAAAACAAAGATACCTTGTTATTTATCGACAATATTTTTCGCTACGTGCAAGCAGGCTCTGAAGTTTCTGCGCTGCTGGGCCGCATGCCTTCGGCGGTTGGTTACCAACCAACCCTTGCCTCAGAAATGGGAATGTTGCAGGAGCGCATTACGAGCACGCAAAATGGGTCTATCACGTCAATTCAAGCAGTGTACGTTCCGGCAGACGACTACACCGACCCAGCACCGGCAACAACCTTTCAGCATCTGGATGCCAGCACCGTACTCTCACGCAAAATTGCACAAGCGGGCCTTTTTCCTGCAATCGACCCTCTTGAGTCTAACTCAAGCGGCATGAAAGCAAATGTGGTAGGCAAAGAGCACTACAACGTGGCACGCAGCGTTCAACAAATTTTGCAAAAGTACAAAGAACTGCAAGATATTATTGCTATTTTGGGCATGGACGAGCTTTCTGAAGATGACAAAACAATTGTATACCGTGCTAAAAAAATCCAAAAGTTTTTAACACAACCACTTTTTGTTGCCGAACAATTTACCGGCCTTGCAGGGCGCTTTGTAAAAGTTGAACAAACAGTTGAAGATTTTGGGCACATTATTGCTGGTGAGTGCGACAACCTACCAGAACAAGCATTTTATATGATTGGCACACTGGCAGAAGCACATGAAAAAGCCAAGCTTCATTTGTAGGAATCATTATGGCAGTTCTTGAATTAGAAATCATTGGCCCCACGTCGGCAAAAAAGCTCACCATCAAATGGGTAGAGATCGAAAGCCCCACCGGTAGCTTTTTGGTTGGCCCCGGCCATATTCCGCTCGTTTCCATCATCAAAAAAAAGAGCATTTTGCTCTACCAGCCGCACGATGCTGAGGCTACAACGCTCGAAGTTGATGGGGGTATTTTTAGCGTTGCTGACAACAAGGCAATTGCTATTCTTGACTAATTACTTAAAACTTTCTTATTGAATTTAAAAAAAGACCGTACTTGACTATAAATTTCAATCTGCTAAGATGATTCTTTGGCTCATAAAGTCATTTTTCTAAAATATAACCGACTTAAAAAAAAACAGGTTCGTTCGTTATTTAATACAACACATTACTGTACGTTTTAATTTACTT
This window encodes:
- the secA gene encoding preprotein translocase subunit SecA: MAHILAKIFGTKNDRELKRIAPIVSHINQLEASIAPLTDEQLTAKTNEFRERIAQGASLDSILPEAFAVVREVGKRTLNMRHFDVQMVGGIVLHEGKIAEMKTGEGKTLVSTLPLYLNGLSGKGAHLVTVNDYLVRRDATWMMPLYNKLGFEVGIIQNDLNDAARKKAYGADITYGTNNEYGFDYLRDNMKFDLEDYVQRDLNFAIVDEVDSILIDEARTPLIISGAGEKGANLYEVANRAVLQLKKDQYEVDEKDRTVHLTESGTDDIERYLTVNNLYAPENILILHHVIQALRAHALFKKDVDYVEREGEVLIVDEFTGRILPGRRYSDGLHQALEAKEGVRIERENQTLASITLQNYFRMYKKLAGMTGTAVTEAAEFHKIYKLAVVAIPTNKPMVRNDQMDVVFLNAKDKFDAVIKDIEECNKKGQPALVGTISIETSEYLSALLNRAGIKHNVLNAKQHEREAEIVAEAGEKGRVTIATNMAGRGTDIKLGEGVREVGGLRIIGTERHESRRIDNQLRGRAGRQGDPGSSKFYLSLDDDLMRIFAGDKLKRNMERIGMKAGESIEHRMVTRSIEKAQEKVEKHNFDIRKHLLEYDDVLNNQRSVIYQYRREILEGADQIKSLVRDMIADVVHHLFAIHCPQGVCDEQGLQEILHSLERLTGIEGRHFTQAYSAKAGEASMQHSITEFLCYQYEQYRSSISQDIIDEAEKWVLLETVDQAWKIHLQNIDHLKEGIGLRGYGQKNPLTEYKKEAFTEFEKMMGQITWDIVYRIFKMKPDEFSVAQIHEIERKKEKELSELQMTGDETGKADAATVRRESPKVGRNDACSCGSGKKYKACCGR
- the atpD gene encoding F0F1 ATP synthase subunit beta; amino-acid sequence: METNHVENKKNKNIPTDADNSLKVGRVLRIRGTIVDVQFNQKHVPDILNNLTIMLDEDSNMSDNMINLEVAQHLGDGIVRCIALEPIEGITRGLPVLNTGGPIMVPVGKGVLGRIFDVMGRPIDGITDPITAEKWPIYRSAPSLIEQKTSVDILETGIKAIDLLCPYVKGSKIGLFGGAGVGKTIIVQELIRNVAIEHGGYSVFVGIGERTREGNELWLEMKSSGVINKTALVFGQMGEMPGARLRVGLTGLTMAEYFRDEENKDTLLFIDNIFRYVQAGSEVSALLGRMPSAVGYQPTLASEMGMLQERITSTQNGSITSIQAVYVPADDYTDPAPATTFQHLDASTVLSRKIAQAGLFPAIDPLESNSSGMKANVVGKEHYNVARSVQQILQKYKELQDIIAILGMDELSEDDKTIVYRAKKIQKFLTQPLFVAEQFTGLAGRFVKVEQTVEDFGHIIAGECDNLPEQAFYMIGTLAEAHEKAKLHL